The following are from one region of the Gemmatimonadota bacterium genome:
- the rseP gene encoding RIP metalloprotease RseP yields the protein MSSVLSFLILLSILVIAHEWGHFIVARRAGVRVLRFSVGIGPELFGMTRGDTRWAVAAIPFGGYVKFAGEDPEEDADGASDEFLNKSVGARAAIVLAGPLMNYLLAIVIYAVVLFVQGEVVIGTTRIGAVEPGSPAEISGVLPGDRIEAVNGLEVEDWHGFAEALSLVESGEELTLRLGRDGRETALAVPVPEEGGFAKNPLGVAPFMDPVVGFVKKDGPAWRAGIRSGDRIVEVDGVPVDRWTGMREVVQTHPGSELSIRWERDGVGHDARVVPDPLPVLAEAGGAAPPDTVGVIGVQRIVETRRIGPLAALGGGWRQTRWLTEQVLGFLWQMVTGGFSMDMLGGPVRMAQLSGESVRWGIAAYFNYMALISVQLAIFNLLPIPVLDGGQLTLFGIEAVRRRPLSVRQRMILQQAGFALLVTLLLAVTVMDVGRLFG from the coding sequence TTGAGCAGTGTCCTTTCGTTCCTCATCCTTCTTTCGATTCTCGTCATCGCGCACGAGTGGGGACATTTCATCGTCGCCCGCCGGGCCGGGGTGAGAGTTCTTCGCTTCTCTGTGGGAATCGGGCCGGAGTTGTTCGGTATGACGCGGGGGGACACGCGCTGGGCCGTGGCGGCCATCCCGTTCGGCGGGTATGTGAAGTTCGCGGGAGAGGATCCCGAAGAGGACGCCGATGGCGCTTCCGACGAGTTTCTGAACAAGTCCGTGGGTGCACGGGCGGCCATCGTCCTGGCCGGTCCGCTGATGAACTACCTGCTTGCCATCGTGATCTATGCGGTCGTGCTTTTCGTGCAGGGAGAAGTCGTCATCGGGACGACCCGGATCGGAGCGGTGGAACCCGGTTCCCCCGCGGAAATCTCGGGTGTTCTTCCAGGTGATCGGATTGAGGCGGTGAACGGCCTGGAGGTCGAGGACTGGCACGGTTTTGCGGAGGCGCTTTCTCTCGTGGAGTCCGGAGAGGAGTTGACTCTTCGTCTGGGGCGCGACGGGAGAGAGACGGCGCTGGCCGTTCCCGTTCCGGAGGAGGGCGGGTTTGCGAAGAACCCGCTGGGTGTCGCGCCATTCATGGATCCGGTCGTCGGGTTCGTGAAGAAGGACGGGCCTGCCTGGAGGGCGGGGATTCGATCCGGGGATCGGATTGTGGAAGTGGACGGCGTGCCCGTGGACCGGTGGACGGGCATGCGGGAGGTCGTGCAGACGCATCCGGGGAGCGAGCTGTCAATCCGCTGGGAACGCGACGGCGTCGGTCACGACGCGAGGGTCGTGCCCGATCCGCTGCCGGTTCTCGCGGAAGCCGGGGGGGCGGCTCCGCCTGATACGGTCGGAGTCATCGGCGTGCAGCGGATTGTCGAGACGCGCCGAATCGGTCCGCTGGCCGCGCTGGGGGGCGGATGGCGACAGACACGCTGGCTCACCGAGCAGGTCCTGGGCTTCCTCTGGCAGATGGTGACGGGCGGCTTCTCGATGGACATGCTGGGCGGCCCTGTGCGAATGGCGCAGCTCTCCGGGGAGTCGGTCCGCTGGGGCATCGCCGCGTACTTCAACTACATGGCGTTGATCTCGGTGCAGCTGGCCATCTTCAACCTGCTGCCCATTCCCGTGCTGGACGGCGGACAGTTGACGCTCTTTGGGATCGAGGCTGTGCGCCGCCGACCGCTCTCGGTTCGTCAGCGCATGATTCTTCAGCAGGCCGGGTTTGCGCTTCTTGTGACGCTGCTGCTTGCGGTCACCGTGATGGATGTGGGCCGGCTCTTCGGCTGA